In one window of Pristiophorus japonicus isolate sPriJap1 chromosome 9, sPriJap1.hap1, whole genome shotgun sequence DNA:
- the LOC139273077 gene encoding uncharacterized protein isoform X4 encodes MKGRGGKGRGKGGRMARGGRGRGSRDAFGGPKDLGSPSRGGPAGRFRRGQAAANGFGPARRGMGNTRMRPYPDPRGRRGPPRHGPLLMRRGMECPFGGRGDMPFPPPPRFRSGGPPPPPPPPPPPLPLPPPPGPMRFRGRPPFIRGRGMRRGVFPPRRGFHNGPGVPPPPPPPGRGQRWPGPPGGRRF; translated from the exons atgaa GGGCCGTGGAGGTAAAGGAAGAGGAAAAGGCGGGCGAATGGCCAGAGGTGGCAGAGGAAGAGGCAGCAGAGATGCTTTTGGAGGACCTAAGGATCTAGGGTCACCGAGTAGAGGTGGACCAGCTGGCAGATTTAGGCGAGGACAAGCAGCGGCAAATGGATTTGGCCCTGCAAG ACGTGGTATGGGAAATACTAGAATGCGCCCATACCCAGATCCTCGTGGTCGAAGAGGTCCGCCTAGGCATGGACCACTACTTATGAGGAGAGGGATGGAATGTCCATTTGGTGGACGAGGAGATATGCCTTTCCCACCCCCACCAAG ATTTAGGAGTggtggccctcctcctcctcctcctcctcctcctccaccactaccccttcctcctcctccaggaCCAATGCGCTTCAGAGGAAGACCCCCCTTTATTCGAGGTAGAGGCATGCGAAGAGGGGTTTTCCCACCTCGGAGAGG CTTTCACAATGGACCTGGTGTGCCGCCGCCACCTCCGCCACCTGGACGGGGCCAGAGATGGCCTGGACCGCCAGGTGGCAGACGCTTTTAA
- the LOC139273077 gene encoding actin nucleation-promoting factor WAS isoform X1, whose product MLLTRTPSECVNTKKQNSADAGIWNKNRKCWKSQQMDFDEQTGGGDNIRGRGGKGRGKGGRMARGGRGRGSRDAFGGPKDLGSPSRGGPAGRFRRGQAAANGFGPARRGMGNTRMRPYPDPRGRRGPPRHGPLLMRRGMECPFGGRGDMPFPPPPRFRSGGPPPPPPPPPPPLPLPPPPGPMRFRGRPPFIRGRGMRRGVFPPRRGFHNGPGVPPPPPPPGRGQRWPGPPGGRRF is encoded by the exons ATGCTCTTAACCAGAACGCCGAGCGAATGTGTTAATACAaaaaagcaaaattctgcggatgctggaatctggaataaaaacagaaaatgctggaaatctcagcag ATGGATTTTGATGAACAGACTGGTGGCGGTGACAACATTAG GGGCCGTGGAGGTAAAGGAAGAGGAAAAGGCGGGCGAATGGCCAGAGGTGGCAGAGGAAGAGGCAGCAGAGATGCTTTTGGAGGACCTAAGGATCTAGGGTCACCGAGTAGAGGTGGACCAGCTGGCAGATTTAGGCGAGGACAAGCAGCGGCAAATGGATTTGGCCCTGCAAG ACGTGGTATGGGAAATACTAGAATGCGCCCATACCCAGATCCTCGTGGTCGAAGAGGTCCGCCTAGGCATGGACCACTACTTATGAGGAGAGGGATGGAATGTCCATTTGGTGGACGAGGAGATATGCCTTTCCCACCCCCACCAAG ATTTAGGAGTggtggccctcctcctcctcctcctcctcctcctccaccactaccccttcctcctcctccaggaCCAATGCGCTTCAGAGGAAGACCCCCCTTTATTCGAGGTAGAGGCATGCGAAGAGGGGTTTTCCCACCTCGGAGAGG CTTTCACAATGGACCTGGTGTGCCGCCGCCACCTCCGCCACCTGGACGGGGCCAGAGATGGCCTGGACCGCCAGGTGGCAGACGCTTTTAA
- the LOC139273077 gene encoding uncharacterized protein isoform X2, with protein MDFDEQTGGGDNIRGRGGKGRGKGGRMARGGRGRGSRDAFGGPKDLGSPSRGGPAGRFRRGQAAANGFGPARRGMGNTRMRPYPDPRGRRGPPRHGPLLMRRGMECPFGGRGDMPFPPPPRFRSGGPPPPPPPPPPPLPLPPPPGPMRFRGRPPFIRGRGMRRGVFPPRRGFHNGPGVPPPPPPPGRGQRWPGPPGGRRF; from the exons ATGGATTTTGATGAACAGACTGGTGGCGGTGACAACATTAG GGGCCGTGGAGGTAAAGGAAGAGGAAAAGGCGGGCGAATGGCCAGAGGTGGCAGAGGAAGAGGCAGCAGAGATGCTTTTGGAGGACCTAAGGATCTAGGGTCACCGAGTAGAGGTGGACCAGCTGGCAGATTTAGGCGAGGACAAGCAGCGGCAAATGGATTTGGCCCTGCAAG ACGTGGTATGGGAAATACTAGAATGCGCCCATACCCAGATCCTCGTGGTCGAAGAGGTCCGCCTAGGCATGGACCACTACTTATGAGGAGAGGGATGGAATGTCCATTTGGTGGACGAGGAGATATGCCTTTCCCACCCCCACCAAG ATTTAGGAGTggtggccctcctcctcctcctcctcctcctcctccaccactaccccttcctcctcctccaggaCCAATGCGCTTCAGAGGAAGACCCCCCTTTATTCGAGGTAGAGGCATGCGAAGAGGGGTTTTCCCACCTCGGAGAGG CTTTCACAATGGACCTGGTGTGCCGCCGCCACCTCCGCCACCTGGACGGGGCCAGAGATGGCCTGGACCGCCAGGTGGCAGACGCTTTTAA
- the LOC139273077 gene encoding uncharacterized protein isoform X3, producing MKYFWSVVTVVMGRGGKGRGKGGRMARGGRGRGSRDAFGGPKDLGSPSRGGPAGRFRRGQAAANGFGPARRGMGNTRMRPYPDPRGRRGPPRHGPLLMRRGMECPFGGRGDMPFPPPPRFRSGGPPPPPPPPPPPLPLPPPPGPMRFRGRPPFIRGRGMRRGVFPPRRGFHNGPGVPPPPPPPGRGQRWPGPPGGRRF from the exons atgaagtacttttggagtgtagtcactgttgtaat GGGCCGTGGAGGTAAAGGAAGAGGAAAAGGCGGGCGAATGGCCAGAGGTGGCAGAGGAAGAGGCAGCAGAGATGCTTTTGGAGGACCTAAGGATCTAGGGTCACCGAGTAGAGGTGGACCAGCTGGCAGATTTAGGCGAGGACAAGCAGCGGCAAATGGATTTGGCCCTGCAAG ACGTGGTATGGGAAATACTAGAATGCGCCCATACCCAGATCCTCGTGGTCGAAGAGGTCCGCCTAGGCATGGACCACTACTTATGAGGAGAGGGATGGAATGTCCATTTGGTGGACGAGGAGATATGCCTTTCCCACCCCCACCAAG ATTTAGGAGTggtggccctcctcctcctcctcctcctcctcctccaccactaccccttcctcctcctccaggaCCAATGCGCTTCAGAGGAAGACCCCCCTTTATTCGAGGTAGAGGCATGCGAAGAGGGGTTTTCCCACCTCGGAGAGG CTTTCACAATGGACCTGGTGTGCCGCCGCCACCTCCGCCACCTGGACGGGGCCAGAGATGGCCTGGACCGCCAGGTGGCAGACGCTTTTAA